A genome region from Arachis duranensis cultivar V14167 chromosome 8, aradu.V14167.gnm2.J7QH, whole genome shotgun sequence includes the following:
- the LOC127741135 gene encoding naringenin 8-dimethylallyltransferase 2, chloroplastic-like, translating to MAFGVVAASFSRVPSIVTTRGCYVTRASLPNKSLKFSKEYNWKHNSRSIFERRGSTITTCDEKKYLVNVTQSNDEVEPHSKTIFNSIIHALDAFRKFSRLYAFIAMVVASLSTSLLAVDNLTELYPAFFNGFLQCMAAYFFMHLYIVGINQLADLEIDKINKPYLPLASGNYSFRNAVITVTSFLLTGFGIAWMIGSKPLLWTIFASFVLMTAYSVNLPLLRWKKSTILTVMGCTISMVLSFNLGPFYHMKTHVLKKAATFPRSLLFAVVVMSMYYIVIALTKDIPDIKGDKEAGLQTLAVRLGPKRVFWSSVLLLEMAYGAAIIIGASSPFLWSKIFVVLSHAIMALFVWYRSTLVDLSNKDSLQAFYMLIFKLFSVENILMLFVR from the exons ATGGCTTTTGGTGTTGTTGCTGCCTCATTTTCAAGAGTTCCCTCCATTGTCACCACCAGAG GTTGTTATGTAACAAGAGCTTCATTGCCTAATAAGAGTCTCAAATTCTCAAAAGAATATAATTGGAAGCACAATTCCAGAAGCATATTTgaaagaagaggatctacaaTTACAACATGTGATGAAAAGAAGTACCTTGTGAATGTGACACAATCAAATGATGAAGTTGAACCACATTCAAAAACCATCTTCAACTCCATCATTCATGCTTTAGATGCTTTCCGCAAGTTTAGCAGACTTTACGCATTCATTGCCATG GTAGTGGCTTCACTTTCCACATCGCTTCTTGCAGTGGACAATTTAACAGAATTGTATCCAGCATTTTTCAATGGCTTTTTGCAA TGTATGGCAGCTTACTTCTTCATGCATTTGTACATTGTTGGAATAAATCAATTAGCGGATCTTGAAATAGACAAG ATTAACAAGCCATATCTTCCTTTGGCATCAGGGAATTATTCCTTCAGAAATGCAGTTATAACTGTGACGTCATTTTTACTTACG gGCTTTGGGATTGCATGGATGATAGGATCAAAGCCGTTGCTTTGGACTATTTTTGCCAGTTTTGTTCTAATGACTGCTTATTCAGTTAAT TTGCCCTTATTGAGATGGAAGAAATCTACAATACTTACAGTGATGGGTTGCACAATTTCTATGGTGTTATCATTTAATCTTGGTCCCTTTTATCACATGAAG ACTCATGTGCTCAAGAAGGCAGCTACCTTTCCAAGATCTCTACTTTTTGCTGTTGTGGTCATGAGCATGTACTATATCGTTATAGCTTTGACAaag GATATACCTGATATCAAAGGGGATAAAGAAGCAGGCCTCCAAACTTTGGCCGTACGCTTGGGTCCTAAGAGG gtATTTTGGTCTAGTGTTTTACTTCTTGAAATGGCTTATGGAGCTGCTATTATAATTGGAGCATCCTCTCCTTTTCTTTGGAGCAAAATCTTTGTG GTTCTTTCCCATGCTATCATGGCTTTGTTCGTATGGTATCGCTCCACTCTTGTAGATTTATCCAACAAAGATTCATTGCAAGCTTTTTATATGCTTATCTTTAAG CTTTTTTCTGTGGAAAATATTCTCATGCTTTTTGTAAGATGA
- the LOC107462801 gene encoding naringenin 8-dimethylallyltransferase 2, chloroplastic has protein sequence MAFRLLGSSFPSHITTGRSCWESKKYTHNYYSSGSLVTKALLNKNEKLSKEYNLKTSLKHKSRDIFERGSTITTCEKHDEKKYLMNVTQSSHDEAEPHSKTIFNSIIHALDAFRKFSRFYSFMALIVGSFSSSLLAIDNLSELSPTFFNGFLQYIVAHFFMHMYIVGVNQLADLEIDKINKPYLPLASGDFSFRNGVIIVTSFLLTSFGVGWMIGSKPLIWALFGSFFFMSAYSVDLPLLRWKKSTILSVMANIFSMLISFNFGPFFHMKTVLNKAAIFPRSLVFATAVMGIFYGIITLAKDIPDIEGDKKAGLQTLPVRLGPKKVFWFCVCLLEMAYGVAIMIGASSPFLWSKIFVVLSHAIMGLFVWYRASLVDLSSTDSLQAFYMVIFKLVYAENILMLFVR, from the exons ATGGCTTTTAGGCTTCTAGGATCATCGTTTCCTTCTCACATCACCACCG GTAGAAGCTGCTGGGAGAGTAAAAAATACACCCACAATTACTATAGCTCTG GTTCATTGGTAACAAAAGCTTTGTTGAATAAGAATGAGAAATTGTCAAAAGAATATAATTTGAAGACATCACTGAAGCATAAATCCAGAGACATATTTGAAAGAGGATCTACAATTACAACATGTGAAAAACATGATGAAAAGAAGTACCTCATGAATGTGACACAATCATCACATGATGAAGCTGAACCACATTCAAAAACCATCTTCAACTCCATCATTCATGCTTTAGATGCTTTCCGCAAGTTTAGCAGATTCTACTCATTCATGGCCCTG ATAGTGGGTTCATTTTCATCATCACTTCTTGCCATCGATAATTTATCAGAATTATCTCCAACATTTTTCAATGGCTTTTTACAG tatataGTAGCTCACTTCTTCATGCATATGTACATTGTTGGAGTAAATCAATTAGCGGATCTTGAAATAGACAAG ATTAACAAGCCATATCTTCCTTTAGCATCAGGGGATTTTTCTTTCAGAAATGGAGTTATAATTGTGACGTCATTTTTACTTACA AGCTTTGGAGTTGGATGGATGATAGGATCAAAGCCATTGATTTGGGCTCTTTTCGGCAGTTTCTTTTTTATGTCGGCTTATTCAGTTGAT TTGCCTTTATTGAGATGGAAGAAATCTACAATACTTTCAGTCATGGCTAATATATTTTCTATGCTGATATCATTTAATTTTGGTCCCTTTTTTCACATGAAG ACTGTGCTCAACAAGGCAGCTATCTTTCCAAGATCACTAGTTTTTGCCACTGCAGTCATGGGCATTTTCTATGGAATTATAACGTTGGCAAAG GATATACCTGACATCGAAGGAGATAAAAAGGCAGGCCTCCAAACTTTGCCAGTACGTTTGGGTCCTAAAAAG GTATTCTGGTTTTGTGTTTGCCTTCTAGAAATGGCTTATGGAGTTGCTATTATGATTGGAGcatcctctcctttcctttggAGCAAAATTTTTGTG GTTCTTTCTCATGCTATCATGGGTTTGTTCGTCTGGTATCGCGCTTCTCTTGTAGATTTATCAAGCACAGATTCATTGCAAGCCTTTTATATGGTTATCTTTAAG CTTGTTTATGCGGAAAATATTCTTATGCTTTTTGTTAGATGA
- the LOC127741272 gene encoding naringenin 8-dimethylallyltransferase 2, chloroplastic-like, which translates to MALRLLGSSFPSSITTGSLVTKAWLNKSEKLSKEYNLKHNSRGIFERGSTITTCEKHDEKKYLMNVTQSHEAEPHSQTILKSIIHALDAFRKFSRFYAFIAMIVGSFSSSLLAVDNLSELSPTFFNGFLQYVAAFFFMHMYIVGVNQLADLEIDKINKPYLPLASGVYSFRNGVILVTSFLFTSFGVGWIIGSKPLLWALFGSFFLMSAYSVDLPLLRWKKSTILSVMANVFSMLISFNFGPFFHMKVFMLKKKAIFPRSLVFATAVMGIFYGIIMLAKDISDIEGDKMAGLQTLAVRLGPKKVFWFCVFLLEMAYGVAIMIGASSPFFWSKFFVVLSHAIMALFVWYRATLVDLSSKDSLQAFYMVIFKLIYTENILMLFVR; encoded by the exons ATGGCTTTGAGGCTTCTAGGGTCATCATTTCCTTCTTCCATCACCACcg GTTCATTGGTAACAAAAGCTTGGTTGAATAAGAGTGAGAAATTGTCAAAAGAATATAATTTGAAGCACAATTCCAGAGGCATATTTGAAAGAGGATCTACAATTACAACATGTGAAAAACATGATGAAAAGAAGTACCTGATGAATGTGACACAATCACATGAAGCTGAACCACATTCACAAACCATCTTGAAGTCCATCATTCATGCTTTAGATGCTTTCCGCAAGTTTAGCAGATTCTACGCATTCATTGCCATG ATAGTGGGTTCATTTTCATCATCACTTCTTGCCGTCGATAATTTATCAGAATTATCTCCAACATTTTTCAATGGCTTTTTGCAG taTGTAGCAGCTTTCTTCTTCATGCATATGTACATTGTTGGAGTAAATCAATTAGCGGATCTTGAAATAGACAAG ATTAACAAGCCATACCTTCCTTTGGCATCAGGAGTTTATTCCTTCAGAAATGGAGTTATACTTGTGACATCATTTTTATTTACG AGCTTTGGAGTTGGATGGATCATAGGATCAAAGCCATTGCTTTGGGCTCTTTTTGGAAGCTTCTTTTTAATGTCGGCTTATTCAGTTGAt TTACCTTTATTGAGATGGAAGAAATCTACAATACTTTCAGTGATGGCTAATGTATTTTCTATGCTGATATCATTTAATTTTGGTCCCTTTTTTCACATGAAGGTATT TATGCTCAAGAAGAAAGCTATCTTTCCAAGATCACTAGTTTTTGCTACTGCAGTCATGGGCATTTTCTATGGCATTATAATGTTGGCAAAG gaTATATCTGATATCGAAGGAGACAAAATGGCAGGTCTTCAAACTTTGGCAGTACGTTTAGGTCCTAAGAAG gtATTCtggttttgtgtttttcttctgGAAATGGCTTATGGAGTTGCTATTATGATTGGAGcatcttctccttttttttggAGCAAATTTTTTGtg GTTCTTTCTCATGCTATCATGGCTTTGTTCGTCTGGTATCGCGCTACTCTCGTAGATTTATCAAGCAAAGATTCATTGCAAGCCTTTTATATGGTTATCTTTAAG cTTATTTATACGGAAAATATTCTTATGCTTTTTGTTAGATGA